The genomic window CCAATTCCGAACGGTTGGAACACTGCAGATCAAACACCGCCTCCACCTGAACGGTTTCTTCGAGCAGCCGGGCTTGGGAGGTGTTGCGCGGAATACCGTCAAGCACCAGCTTGTCAGTTTCCGGATTAAAAGAACCCGTTTGTACGCAGTTGTGGATATAGGTTCGCCAGAGTTCGATGGTAATATCGTCCGGCACGAGTTCGCCCTTTCGCGAAAACTCGGCAATTTTTTGTCCGAGTGGAGTTGTTGGATCAATGGATCGAAAAACGTCACCGCAGGAGCAATGAAAGAATCCGGGCAACGTGCCAAGCGCTTTACCCTGCGTTCCTTTCCCGCAACCCGGAGCACCAAAGAGTATGTAGGCGTTGTATTTTTTCATTCCGGTCGCTCACGCAATAGGCAAGGAGATAGACTCGGCCACGTTTCTGCGATGACTTAGCACGCACGCGATTGTAAGTGGATTGCCAACCGGAGCTTTCGAT from Verrucomicrobiota bacterium includes these protein-coding regions:
- a CDS encoding nucleoside monophosphate kinase — its product is MKKYNAYILFGAPGCGKGTQGKALGTLPGFFHCSCGDVFRSIDPTTPLGQKIAEFSRKGELVPDDITIELWRTYIHNCVQTGSFNPETDKLVLDGIPRNTSQARLLEETVQVEAVFDLQCSNRSELVARLRRRALRANRLDDAKEEVIRHRLDVFDNTTQPLLDFYRPAVVCTVNSQQRPERVLYEVLSHIQNSL